In a single window of the Gossypium hirsutum isolate 1008001.06 chromosome A13, Gossypium_hirsutum_v2.1, whole genome shotgun sequence genome:
- the LOC107895311 gene encoding protein ROOT INITIATION DEFECTIVE 3 — protein sequence MSSPSHPIVLTSSLNGPITAFDAVSGVPLCHFSGSRSPYHGLALVGNSFIATSHISAETSSASIHLYNWWSSTALDNFLVPEPVAPLSATLDGLYLFAGGLSGSVHALSVPSGEILASYSAHNKPVSCLKISEDGSLLISGGDDGTISFVPIFQIIEASPDKSSTSLMLQRFVAHDGSVTAIDSIMAQCNSTIISSSLDCTIKIWGLLDGTKLRTVTFPCAIMGIALDQIRKEFFAASSDGFIYKGSINAGSKKHVNQTQEFIRWAQKHESGIVSLVMVSETNNLVSASEDGKVYIWEIETGEAIMGLDNDVGSISDMVVANGMERGLKFGKKADNFYDGYSGLCRVELSRSLKDTLDIEDVLRVATKDRSRAIDMLESAISAYERLLELILKEAKKGPSSSKSGNEKHSL from the coding sequence ATGTCGTCTCCTTCGCATCCTATTGTCCTCACCAGCTCCCTTAATGGTCCCATTACTGCCTTCGATGCTGTCTCTGGTGTCCCTCTTTGTCACTTCTCTGGCAGCAGGTCTCCTTACCATGGTCTTGCCCTTGTTGGCAACTCATTCATTGCTACTTCTCATATATCTGCTGAGACTTCTTCAGCCTCTATTCATCTCTACAATTGGTGGTCTTCAACAGCTCTGGACAATTTTCTTGTTCCAGAACCTGTTGCACCCTTGTCAGCTACCCTTGATGGCTTGTATTTGTTTGCTGGTGGCCTTTCAGGTTCTGTACATGCTCTCTCAGTTCCTTCAGGGGAGATACTCGCATCATATTCAGCACATAACAAGCCTGTTTCCTGCCTCAAAATAAGTGAAGATGGGTCACTATTGATATCTGGTGGTGATGATGGTACAATTTCttttgttccaatctttcaaatcaTCGAGGCATCACCTGATAAGAGCTCCACCAGCTTGATGTTGCAGAGATTTGTTGCACATGATGGCTCAGTGACAGCAATAGACTCTATTATGGCACAGTGCAACTCTACCATAATATCAAGCTCGTTGGATTGCACGATTAAGATTTGGGGATTGTTGGATGGAACAAAGTTAAGAACAGTGACATTCCCATGTGCCATTATGGGGATAGCATTGGATCAAATAAGGAAAGAATTTTTTGCTGCAAGCTCTGATGGATTCATCTACAAGGGATCAATAAATGCTGGAAGCAAAAAGCATGTGAATCAAACACAGGAGTTCATTAGATGGGCTCAAAAGCATGAGAGTGGGATTGTATCTTTAGTTATGGTGAGTGAGACAAACAATTTGGTATCTGCTTCAGAAGATGGGAAGGTTTATATATGGGAGATTGAAACAGGTGAGGCCATTATGGGACTTGATAATGATGTAGGGAGCATTAGTGATATGGTGGTAGCTAATGGTATGGAGCGAGGCttaaaatttggtaaaaaggCTGACAACTTTTATGATGGATATAGTGGATTATGCAGGGTGGAGCTGAGCAGGTCACTAAAGGACACTTTGGACATAGAAGATGTGTTGAGGGTGGCTACAAAAGACCGAAGCAGAGCCATTGATATGCTTGAGTCAGCAATTTCAGCGTATGAAAGGTTGCTAGAGCTCATTCTCAAGGAAGCCAAGAAAGGACCTAGTAGCAGCAAAAGTGGAAACGAAAAACATAGCCTctaa